The Candidatus Amarolinea dominans genome has a segment encoding these proteins:
- a CDS encoding ABC transporter permease, giving the protein MTALGLALFLLGWEALVRWQDYAPYVLPGPGLVWRKFAIVLADGTLLWHSTITLGEVVAGLALGVGVAILLGYAIAKSHLLDQLLSPYLVALQAVPIVALAPLLIIWVGFGAWSKILVCALTVFFPMLINTGVGIRSVEPDLVALMRSLRASRWQMFTLLEVPSALPVLLAGLKVSVTLAVIGAVVGEFVGADRGLGFLVNLGRNLLDTPLMFVALLTLVALALCLYGLVSLLERWLLRWMKDEG; this is encoded by the coding sequence ATGACCGCCCTGGGCTTGGCGCTGTTCCTATTGGGCTGGGAGGCGCTGGTGCGCTGGCAGGACTACGCGCCCTACGTGCTGCCCGGCCCCGGCCTGGTGTGGCGAAAATTTGCCATCGTTCTGGCCGATGGCACCCTCCTGTGGCATTCAACCATCACCCTGGGCGAAGTGGTGGCCGGGCTGGCCCTGGGCGTGGGCGTCGCCATCCTGCTCGGCTACGCCATTGCCAAGTCGCACCTCCTTGACCAACTTCTCTCGCCTTACCTGGTGGCCCTGCAAGCAGTGCCCATCGTGGCCCTGGCGCCGCTGCTCATCATCTGGGTGGGCTTCGGGGCCTGGAGCAAAATCCTGGTGTGCGCACTGACGGTCTTCTTCCCCATGCTCATCAACACCGGCGTGGGCATTCGCAGCGTGGAGCCTGACCTGGTGGCGTTGATGCGCTCGCTGCGCGCCAGCCGCTGGCAAATGTTCACCCTGCTCGAAGTGCCCTCCGCGCTGCCGGTCCTGCTGGCCGGGCTGAAGGTCAGCGTCACCCTGGCCGTCATCGGCGCGGTCGTGGGTGAATTCGTCGGCGCCGACCGCGGCCTGGGCTTCCTGGTCAACCTGGGGCGCAATCTACTGGACACCCCCCTCATGTTCGTCGCCCTGCTCACCTTGGTCGCCCTGGCGCTGTGCCTCTACGGCCTGGTGAGCCTGTTGGAGCGCTGGCTCCTGCGCTGGATGAAGGATGAAGGATGA
- a CDS encoding PrsW family intramembrane metalloprotease codes for MQRFVSIALIVVGLGLAMLGLLAGLFYLGLPVVSPDARYDLLQINTVAMAVLAVSGGAGSVLAWVGWRRYSGAASSAAHLPSPWWLVLLFLLALAVGEAVLQTNVAPWLFPPVHVIASMAAPLFLLALAASLLRPSGLVVQRRDVALQVAGGAVLATGLAIVIEVILVALLALAAALIVALTPGGSARLETLVAQLSRPEVLSDPAFLQSLLSSPLVLIGAGLVIALGAPLIEEFSKSVGVVLIAAGRARLTPGEAFLWGVAAGAGFAITETMFNVVTVLPAWGGPLMLRSATAVVHCLAAGLMGLAWQAWLSGERRWRLPALYGLAVVIHGLWNGVAGLASVLQAQGTLNANLLVGAGGTLLVFALAGLFVINSGLFVYIGRRLGQPPVMALAPLPVESTVTPEV; via the coding sequence ATGCAGCGATTTGTGTCCATTGCGCTGATCGTAGTCGGCCTGGGATTGGCGATGCTGGGGCTTTTGGCCGGGCTTTTCTACCTGGGGCTGCCGGTGGTTTCGCCAGATGCCCGTTACGATCTCTTGCAGATCAACACGGTGGCGATGGCAGTGCTGGCAGTCAGCGGCGGCGCGGGATCGGTGTTAGCCTGGGTTGGCTGGCGGCGCTACAGCGGCGCGGCGTCCAGCGCGGCGCATCTGCCCAGCCCGTGGTGGCTCGTTTTGCTGTTTTTGCTGGCCCTGGCCGTGGGTGAAGCCGTGCTGCAGACGAACGTGGCGCCCTGGCTGTTTCCACCCGTGCATGTGATTGCCAGCATGGCGGCCCCGCTGTTTTTGTTGGCCCTGGCCGCGTCTCTGCTGCGCCCATCGGGCCTGGTTGTGCAACGGCGCGATGTCGCTCTGCAGGTGGCCGGCGGCGCGGTGCTGGCGACCGGCCTGGCCATCGTCATCGAGGTGATCCTGGTCGCGCTGCTGGCCCTGGCCGCCGCGTTGATCGTGGCGCTGACGCCCGGCGGCTCAGCGCGGCTGGAGACACTGGTGGCGCAATTGAGCCGGCCTGAGGTGCTCAGCGATCCGGCTTTTCTGCAATCGCTGCTTAGTTCGCCGCTCGTCCTGATTGGGGCCGGCCTGGTCATTGCCCTGGGCGCGCCCTTGATCGAAGAATTCAGCAAGAGCGTAGGCGTGGTGCTGATCGCGGCCGGACGCGCACGCCTGACGCCCGGTGAGGCCTTCCTGTGGGGGGTGGCAGCCGGCGCCGGTTTTGCGATCACCGAAACGATGTTCAACGTGGTTACGGTGCTGCCTGCCTGGGGAGGGCCGCTGATGCTGCGCTCCGCCACAGCCGTGGTACATTGCCTGGCGGCCGGGTTGATGGGATTGGCCTGGCAAGCTTGGCTCAGCGGCGAGCGCCGCTGGCGACTGCCGGCCCTCTACGGCCTGGCCGTCGTCATTCATGGCCTGTGGAACGGAGTGGCCGGGCTGGCGTCTGTCTTGCAGGCGCAAGGCACGTTGAACGCTAACCTGCTGGTGGGCGCGGGCGGCACCCTGCTCGTCTTTGCCCTGGCCGGACTCTTCGTCATCAACAGCGGCCTGTTCGTCTACATCGGCCGCCGCCTGGGCCAGCCGCCGGTTATGGCCCTGGCGCCGTTGCCGGTGGAGAGCACCGTCACGCCGGAGGTGTGA
- a CDS encoding DedA family protein, giving the protein MVRYGRYILVTEEDVDRFDHWFQRWGDYVSFISRVLPIVRTFISFPAGVFKIHFAKFTALTFIGSFIWCAALGLVGWALGDQWEQILGIMGPAKYPIAALIVLGLIYYVWHHLTGPARKQARHASASE; this is encoded by the coding sequence GTGGTGCGCTATGGCCGCTACATCCTGGTGACAGAAGAAGATGTGGATCGCTTCGATCACTGGTTCCAGCGCTGGGGCGACTACGTATCCTTCATCTCCCGCGTCCTGCCCATCGTGCGCACCTTCATCTCATTCCCGGCCGGCGTTTTCAAGATCCACTTCGCCAAGTTCACCGCCCTGACCTTCATCGGTTCCTTCATCTGGTGCGCGGCGCTGGGCCTGGTGGGCTGGGCGCTGGGCGATCAGTGGGAACAAATCCTGGGCATCATGGGCCCGGCCAAATACCCCATTGCCGCCTTGATCGTGCTCGGCCTCATCTACTACGTCTGGCATCACCTGACCGGGCCGGCGCGCAAGCAGGCGCGGCACGCGTCGGCCAGCGAATAG
- a CDS encoding ATP-grasp domain-containing protein, with product MTESRPQTVLCLASYFKGAEFMRTCKRLGAQVVLVTREKLASAEWPREVIEEFFYMPELAKQPDITHAVSYLARTRHFDVIVPLDDYDVELAASLREHLRIPGMGDTTARYFRDKLAMRMQARDRDIRVPAFVHVLNYDQVHDFMQTVPPPWVFKPRSEAGSIGIRKINSQDEFWPSLDILGDRQSYYVLEKFIPGDVFHVDSIVSEREVVFSIAHRYGQAPMKVLHEGGIFSTQTMRPDSPDYAPIQQHNRQVIAAMNMVRGVTHAEFIKADSDGQFYFLEMAARVGGAYIDRVIEAASGVNMWAEWAAIELAYVRGETYRPPTAHEGFAGLLICLARDEWPDTSAYDDPEITWRLHKKNHVGLLVTSTDSGRVQALLESYAERMVGDFLATLPAPDSPQD from the coding sequence ATGACCGAATCACGTCCACAGACTGTGCTTTGCCTCGCCAGCTACTTCAAAGGGGCCGAATTCATGCGCACCTGCAAACGCCTCGGCGCGCAGGTCGTGCTCGTCACGCGCGAAAAACTCGCCAGCGCCGAATGGCCGAGGGAAGTCATCGAAGAATTTTTCTACATGCCCGAACTGGCCAAGCAACCCGACATCACCCACGCGGTCAGCTACCTGGCCCGCACGCGCCACTTCGACGTGATTGTCCCCCTGGACGACTACGATGTGGAACTGGCAGCCTCGCTGCGTGAGCATCTGCGCATCCCCGGCATGGGCGACACCACCGCGCGCTACTTCCGCGACAAACTCGCCATGCGCATGCAGGCCCGCGACCGGGACATCCGAGTGCCCGCCTTTGTCCATGTCCTCAACTACGACCAGGTACACGATTTCATGCAGACTGTGCCGCCGCCCTGGGTCTTCAAACCCCGCTCCGAGGCTGGCTCCATCGGCATCCGCAAGATCAACTCACAGGACGAGTTCTGGCCCTCGCTCGATATCCTGGGCGATCGCCAATCGTACTACGTGCTGGAAAAATTCATCCCCGGCGATGTTTTTCATGTGGACTCCATCGTCTCCGAACGCGAAGTCGTCTTCTCCATCGCCCATCGCTACGGCCAGGCGCCGATGAAAGTGCTGCACGAAGGCGGCATCTTCTCCACACAAACCATGCGCCCCGACTCCCCTGACTATGCGCCAATACAGCAGCACAATCGCCAGGTCATCGCGGCCATGAACATGGTGCGCGGGGTCACGCATGCCGAGTTCATCAAGGCCGACAGCGACGGTCAGTTCTACTTCCTGGAAATGGCCGCCCGCGTCGGCGGCGCCTATATTGACCGCGTCATCGAAGCCGCGTCCGGGGTCAACATGTGGGCCGAATGGGCCGCCATCGAACTGGCCTATGTCCGTGGCGAAACCTACCGGCCGCCCACAGCCCACGAGGGCTTCGCGGGCCTCCTCATCTGCCTGGCGCGTGACGAATGGCCCGACACCTCTGCTTATGACGACCCCGAAATCACCTGGCGACTACACAAGAAAAACCATGTGGGGCTGCTGGTCACTTCCACGGATTCGGGTCGGGTCCAGGCCCTGCTCGAATCGTATGCCGAACGCATGGTGGGTGATTTCCTGGCAACCCTGCCCGCGCCGGACAGCCCCCAGGATTGA
- a CDS encoding nucleotidyltransferase domain-containing protein → MVKIHNEMAREKVLTQAELRTRLHRFKEQRGPKFHLTALGYFGSYARREAHPESDIDIVFETRHPNLWMTSIMKQELEEWLERPVDLIRLHKYMRPTFRVRLEREAVYV, encoded by the coding sequence ATGGTGAAAATACATAATGAGATGGCAAGGGAGAAAGTACTAACCCAGGCCGAGCTACGGACGCGATTACATCGCTTCAAAGAGCAGCGTGGCCCAAAGTTTCACCTAACTGCTCTAGGTTATTTTGGCTCCTATGCTCGTAGAGAAGCTCACCCGGAAAGCGATATAGACATTGTTTTCGAAACGAGGCATCCGAATTTGTGGATGACATCAATTATGAAACAGGAACTGGAAGAATGGTTGGAGCGGCCCGTAGACCTTATTCGGTTGCACAAATATATGCGTCCCACTTTTCGAGTACGGCTCGAACGCGAGGCAGTCTATGTCTGA
- a CDS encoding DUF4160 domain-containing protein produces MQDFHAIYGKNEGQIGISPLALIEGKLSGRVLGLAVEWAALHQKELLENWELMRADKPPRKIPPLK; encoded by the coding sequence ATTCAAGATTTTCACGCCATTTACGGCAAAAATGAAGGACAAATCGGCATCTCACCGCTTGCGCTGATCGAAGGCAAGCTTTCAGGCCGAGTATTAGGGTTAGCTGTGGAATGGGCGGCTTTACATCAAAAGGAGTTATTGGAAAATTGGGAACTCATGCGTGCAGATAAGCCGCCTCGTAAGATTCCGCCATTGAAATAG
- a CDS encoding DUF2442 domain-containing protein codes for MLPRVKSVSYLDGYRLKLRFTNKTEGIIDFRQKIVGRGGVFKPLEDIGIFKQVVVDPVSGTLIWPNDVDFCPDVLYELAMNNATSVAQGTNQTVTVLQPQRTST; via the coding sequence ATGTTGCCAAGAGTGAAGAGTGTATCTTATCTTGATGGATATCGTTTGAAACTTCGGTTTACGAATAAAACGGAAGGAATCATCGATTTCCGCCAGAAGATCGTAGGGCGTGGAGGTGTTTTCAAGCCCCTGGAAGACATTGGAATTTTCAAGCAAGTTGTTGTTGATCCGGTATCTGGGACATTGATATGGCCGAATGATGTTGATTTTTGTCCAGACGTTCTTTATGAACTTGCCATGAATAACGCTACTTCTGTTGCGCAAGGCACAAATCAGACAGTGACTGTATTACAGCCCCAAAGGACTTCGACGTAG
- a CDS encoding DUF4160 domain-containing protein: MPTVLLIGPYRFYFYSHDLINEAPHVHVDRDDLSAKFWLKPVVLARNLGFNASELRRIERIVASYQTDFLAKWDKEYGRATGRTN; the protein is encoded by the coding sequence ATGCCTACGGTACTACTGATTGGCCCTTATCGCTTCTATTTCTACAGCCATGATCTGATCAACGAGGCGCCCCATGTCCATGTGGATCGGGATGACTTGTCGGCGAAGTTCTGGCTTAAACCAGTTGTTTTGGCACGAAATTTAGGGTTCAATGCCAGTGAACTACGCCGGATCGAAAGAATCGTGGCATCATATCAGACCGATTTTCTTGCCAAGTGGGATAAGGAGTATGGACGTGCAACCGGGCGAACGAATTAA
- a CDS encoding DUF2442 domain-containing protein, translating to MRSMDVQPGERIKNVRCTRDSLRVDLLDGRTIIAPIVWYPRLLHATTQQRANWKIAGAGYGIHWPEIDEDLSVEGLLRGLPAPRAKAQVAVEALPAQQPFAVDAEPASAV from the coding sequence ATAAGGAGTATGGACGTGCAACCGGGCGAACGAATTAAGAATGTACGGTGTACCAGGGATTCACTCCGCGTAGATTTACTAGACGGTCGGACAATTATTGCGCCGATCGTATGGTATCCGCGGCTGCTTCATGCAACGACCCAACAGCGCGCAAACTGGAAGATAGCAGGTGCCGGCTATGGGATTCATTGGCCGGAAATAGATGAAGACTTGAGCGTTGAAGGTTTGCTACGAGGTCTGCCTGCTCCGCGCGCGAAGGCACAAGTAGCAGTCGAGGCTTTACCTGCCCAACAACCGTTTGCAGTTGACGCCGAACCAGCTAGCGCGGTTTGA
- a CDS encoding type II toxin-antitoxin system HicB family antitoxin: protein MELTAILTPAPEGGYVALNPETGTTTQGETVEEALSNLREATELYLEEFPTTFVGRPLLTTFRVGAYA from the coding sequence ATGGAACTTACCGCAATTCTGACACCAGCACCCGAGGGTGGCTATGTTGCCCTCAACCCTGAAACCGGGACAACCACGCAAGGCGAGACTGTCGAAGAAGCTTTATCCAATCTGCGGGAGGCGACGGAACTGTACTTAGAAGAATTCCCGACGACTTTTGTTGGGCGTCCATTGTTGACCACTTTTCGTGTAGGTGCATATGCTTAA
- a CDS encoding type II toxin-antitoxin system HicA family toxin: MLKLPVVSGREAVRTLERLGFVVVRQRGSHLVLRRGASGCVVPNHRELKTGTLTGILKQAGVSADEFIAALRA; the protein is encoded by the coding sequence ATGCTTAAACTGCCTGTTGTTTCAGGGAGAGAAGCAGTGCGAACGCTGGAGCGATTGGGCTTTGTCGTGGTAAGGCAGCGCGGTAGCCATTTGGTTCTACGCCGAGGAGCATCCGGTTGTGTTGTGCCAAACCATCGCGAGCTAAAGACGGGCACTTTGACGGGCATTCTCAAGCAAGCTGGCGTATCCGCCGATGAATTCATCGCAGCGTTGCGCGCTTGA
- a CDS encoding nuclear transport factor 2 family protein: MPDVVAEVTTEFLQAFADAWNRHDVDALMSFMTEDCVFEASAGPDVCGRRYAGREAVRASFAEVWATFPNAHWGNARHFVCGERGVSEWTFTGTRADSTRVEVDGCDLFTFRAGKIALKNSYRKNRPPLGTPKR, encoded by the coding sequence ATGCCGGATGTAGTTGCAGAAGTCACCACGGAGTTTTTGCAAGCCTTTGCCGATGCGTGGAATCGCCATGATGTCGATGCCCTTATGTCGTTCATGACAGAGGATTGTGTCTTCGAAGCCTCTGCAGGACCAGACGTCTGCGGCAGGCGGTACGCAGGCCGTGAAGCCGTGCGCGCTAGCTTTGCGGAGGTTTGGGCGACCTTCCCCAATGCGCACTGGGGCAACGCGCGCCATTTTGTCTGTGGGGAGCGGGGGGTGTCGGAATGGACGTTCACGGGCACACGAGCGGACAGCACCCGCGTCGAAGTCGATGGCTGTGACCTGTTCACGTTTCGCGCCGGCAAGATTGCCCTGAAAAACTCCTACCGTAAGAACCGTCCGCCCCTTGGCACTCCGAAGCGTTGA
- a CDS encoding site-specific DNA-methyltransferase, which translates to MKNFPIPRLDQNPQLHDYLIRHCRLSRGEIWVDPQGKHKIGCLDATDKNGIKSLMGESKAALAIQDPPYNLVAFEQRQLDEYIRWCKQWILTTDFALSDNASLYIWLGADQKSDFQPLPDFVIAMRGTGYKSRSFITMRNQRGYGTQKNWMAVRQELLYYTKGNPIFDVDAEYTDIPKILRGYYKEVNGQVTENMERSKSENIRAGNVWVDIQQVFYRMEENVNGCYAQKPLKSCERIIKASSSKGDIVVDFFCHSGATLISSEMLGRNCYTVDIDPVYCEIALRRLERFRRTGKAGWQNSNPFEQEIAADLQLRSLLGQEQEESKSIQYAFSLE; encoded by the coding sequence ATGAAAAACTTCCCCATTCCTAGATTAGATCAAAATCCGCAGTTGCACGACTATCTTATCAGACATTGTCGCTTATCGCGTGGCGAAATATGGGTAGACCCTCAAGGCAAGCATAAGATTGGATGCTTGGACGCGACGGACAAGAACGGTATCAAATCCTTGATGGGCGAATCCAAAGCCGCCTTAGCAATCCAAGACCCACCGTATAATCTGGTGGCCTTTGAGCAGAGACAACTTGATGAGTATATTCGATGGTGTAAGCAATGGATTTTGACAACAGACTTCGCCCTATCTGATAATGCGTCTCTGTATATCTGGTTGGGGGCAGATCAAAAATCAGATTTTCAACCTCTACCAGATTTTGTGATTGCCATGCGAGGAACGGGCTACAAATCTCGAAGCTTTATCACGATGCGTAACCAGCGTGGATATGGAACGCAAAAGAACTGGATGGCGGTTAGACAAGAGCTATTGTATTACACAAAGGGAAACCCTATTTTTGATGTAGACGCTGAATATACCGACATACCAAAGATTCTGCGAGGGTACTACAAGGAAGTCAATGGTCAAGTAACTGAAAATATGGAGCGAAGCAAGTCAGAAAATATCCGTGCGGGCAATGTGTGGGTAGATATTCAGCAAGTGTTTTACCGCATGGAGGAAAATGTTAATGGATGCTACGCTCAGAAACCGCTAAAAAGTTGCGAAAGAATCATAAAGGCAAGTTCATCTAAGGGCGATATTGTTGTTGATTTCTTCTGCCATTCGGGGGCGACATTGATTTCGTCAGAAATGCTAGGGAGGAACTGTTACACTGTAGACATTGATCCCGTCTATTGCGAAATAGCCCTTAGACGATTAGAGCGATTTAGGCGAACTGGCAAGGCCGGTTGGCAAAATAGCAATCCCTTTGAGCAGGAAATAGCCGCCGACTTACAACTTCGATCCTTGTTAGGACAAGAGCAAGAAGAATCAAAGAGCATCCAATATGCTTTCTCGTTGGAGTAA